One window of Bacillota bacterium genomic DNA carries:
- a CDS encoding transposase, with amino-acid sequence MFRIPPSERVKQAINNLLQTGIYTNEGITSLLVRLGAQRLIQELLEQEVTDFLGRERYERKPEDQPNGGLRNGYKTRHIDCAEGRIPVELPQVRNTEEPYRSRLMEFLLGNSDVLEKLVVEMYARGLS; translated from the coding sequence ATGTTTAGGATACCACCGAGCGAACGTGTAAAGCAAGCCATTAATAATCTCCTCCAAACCGGCATTTATACTAATGAGGGCATTACCAGCCTGTTAGTACGTCTAGGAGCCCAACGCTTGATCCAGGAACTTTTGGAACAAGAAGTCACCGATTTTTTAGGTCGTGAACGCTATGAACGAAAACCAGAAGACCAGCCAAATGGCGGGCTGCGAAACGGCTATAAAACGCGCCATATTGATTGTGCCGAAGGGCGCATCCCAGTTGAACTTCCTCAAGTACGCAATACCGAAGAACCTTACCGTTCAAGGCTTATGGAGTTTCTCCTGGGTAACAGCGATGTCCTTGAAAAACTGGTAGTCGAGATGTATGCCCGCGGCCTTTCA